The DNA sequence ATGGCTCGCTGCAACTGTTGTGGAAGGCGGACATCTTTCCTGTTGGACAACGACAGattttgattaaaaatatAAGAGATGAACGACTGAAAAACGTgggattattatttttggtgACTGTTATCCTGAATAATACCTCCAAATatctgttgttatttttttagaaGATAAATAACAACTCTGGCACAAAGCTGTTTGGCTGGTGGGTCATTTAAGTGCTTTGGCTGATATGGTCAGCCCATGTACATGCCAGAgttattgaaagaaatgcaaataaagtaaagaggGTACTTACACTTCCACACGCTCCACTTTGACACCCCAGGGATCAGTGGCTTCATCCAGAGAAGACTGGagaaaagtgaaattatttcattttcatgaataaatgaataataataattcatatCAAGCACAACATACTAAGGGGTCACCATAACATTTTGGAATGTATCAATGAGATCTAAATCATGTACAGTATCTGATCATGATaacaaaaagaataataatttgcaaACCAATGAgacataaataataataataattatatgaaaaATTGTGTAAGCCAATGATAcctaacattattattatgtattgagagtttttcaaattaatgtttgttCCTACTTCAGTGAATTGGCTTTCTCACTTGCATCAACAGTAACTCTTTTTATACTTGGATAGAGAAGACTCAAATGGATTCTTGCAATGACTACAAAATTTTTGACTTTcgaaaaacatgaaaagtgGCACTGACATGCTCAAAGGAGGGTATAGTTGGGAGAAATTCTTAAACATTCACATACCTGCATAGCTCTGCTTACTTCCTCACGGTCTGCCAAGATTTCACTCAGGTTTTTTGTGCCCAGAAAGTTGCGCAAGGTGGTCTGTGCCAATAATCGAGTGGACTGGTCTGCTTTTTCCACATTGGTGACTGACATGGTAGGGTCATTGATTCTGTAGTAAACCACTGCATCAACAGCTACAGTCACACTATCCTTTGTCAGAATCTGTGGTAACACAAAGAACAAAATCCTCAACACTGAAAGGCTGATGGCAAAACATCTTGCTAAAAATCACTGATTatgaatttaattattatcatcatcatcatccttataacattattgctattattattactattactgaATGGCTGATGGCAAAACATCTTGCTAAAAATCACTGATTATGAatttaattatcatcatcatcatcattataatattattgctattattataactattaCTAAATTATTACGATAGAATCCACCGGAAaaaaaatccgagccccagatgggattcaaacccatgacCCTCCATGATCTATAATAGTATAATGCAACTTGAGTTAAAACTGCTCATCATTTTGTTGAATCATTTCCATGCAGAAAAAATGTGTATCAATCAAGTGACAAAATTCAATGCAAATTATGCAGAGCAACTATGATTTATGTCAAAATCttcaaaatcttcaaaatcttcaaaattcaAAGGGATGCTTTCGATACAAAGGTATTTAAACAAACTCTTTGTAATTCTAGGGTGATTTTTGGAAGCCTTTCAGACCAGGTGAAATGTCGAAATGCTtaaaaaataggaaagaaCATCACAACAACTTAATGAAAACTTGACAAGCACGCTATTTTTTACTCAAAGTGACAATGAAAATGACCCACAATCATTGTGATGTGAATTATTTGTTATTCAGTGactgttttaattttcaaagtGATTACTTTGCAGCTCTTAAAATGGAGAAGGGATTTGAGGCACAAGGCAGAAAGATTCACCATGAAGGACTGCCTCTGCCAATAAATATGCCAGTGAAAAATATTGTTAGCAAAACAAGTTGATCATAATAAAATGTACACAACAAAGTAATGATTGGtgacaaataaaactgaaattagGTAGTTGGTTATTGTAACGCTGCTAACTGAATTATGCTATTAAAAATGTTTGattaaatttgtaaaatgtctgATTAAAAGGAAGATTTTAAAGGACACATCCtgtgaagaaagaaaaattatctcCAGCATAGTAATATAAACAAATTTGATTCACTTATATTTTACCTCCTGTGGGGGAACATCAAATGACACAGTTCTGAGATCCACTTTTTGGTAGGAGTCAATGCATGGCAGAATAAAGAACAACCCTAAAAGTAATAAAGCCATCAAAACTGTTTACATGAAACTTTctgaaaattcaaagaagCAACATGAACATGAGGCAAATCTGTCAGGTTTTCCactgtcaaaaattaaaaaatttcttgAACTTCACATTCATAATCCACTAGTACAACCACACAACACAATTTCCACTTTCTGCTAGAGAGTAATGTTCCAATTAAATATTTCTGAATGGAAGTTGGATTCTGCAGACCAGGCAAGTGATCAATCATATTACTTTAAATATGACTTGTCTTGAAAGGTGAGAAAAGCAAGATACATGTAAAGAGAGTTTGATAGGAGGTTGAGCCcatcgccaatagatgagcttgggggAGGTGCCTATGAGAGCAGGTAGTGGCGCAAAGTGAAATCCACAGCAACTCAGAGAACAGCAACCATCAAACCGAGGAACTCAGTGGAGACACCTCTATACTTACCACAGCCAACCAAGAGGGAGGGAAGGGGAGGGGCAAACTGCCGCAGTCATACTACTTCCCTGATGCACACTCACCaagatattattattattattattactattattattattattattattattattatatgcaATTCTGTAGCCTACAGAAGTCAATATTTACAGGTAAAAAGCTCAGAACTTCTTCAAAGTAAACTATgtaaagtaaacaaacaaaattgctGTTCTTTGGGATtgtctttagcttgtatgttttgtttttccagtaCAGATCACAGTCTCAGAgaatttcctttcattttaattactataataattatttatgtatACTTATACATGTGAAGATCAgagcaaaatttcaaagaaactattccccaGAGTAACATTATatgatctgtattggtaaaacaaaacaagcaagcTAAAAGACGTCAAGTTGATCTGACTTTTAGGTTGCGATATTACTATATTCAACACATTTCAAGATTTTACCCGGTCCTTTTGCTCCACCAGCCATCAGTCGACCAAGACGGAAAATAACTGCTCTCTCATATTCCTGCACAATCTGACAAATTTGAGACAAAGAAGATAAAGTAATAACactaaaaagttaaaatcaaGGTACCGTATTACACAGTAAAAAGATATCTATATTCTTTAATGATTTCAGCAACACCGATATAAGACACCTTGCCGAGTGGGGGTGAAATAGGTAGCCTTGGGCTACATTTGTCGGAATAGGCCTAGGGTTAATGTGGTCTAAAATTCCACTGCAGCACACACTGTAAGTATACTATTTGATTTGCGAAAGGACTGTAGACAAAACATTAGATATTATAAAATACACCATACAAAAATTAAGACCACATTATCCTCTTTGTAGTAAATTACTCCAGTTGATACTTACTAAAAAGCAATGATGTTGAGCACTCATTTAGAGACTGAACTATTAACCTTTAGGTTCTTACCTTCAAAGTAAAACACAATGACACAGGTAGTGTACATAGAAAGATAAGAAATGATATGCCTGTCAGAATGAAATCACAGATACCACGTTTTGGAGCTTCCCCTGCAAAGGAATACAGGAACTTTAATAAGTAGCCCAGAGCTGCAAAAGCCATATTAAACTTGACTGCCTACAAATTACACTCGAAGTACCCAGTGAAAAAACCCTTGGGTCAATTCCAGAGGTGAAACAGAGAGACACAGAATGGATAATAATCTGAAAAATATGTTGACAGGTTGAACCAAACTCTGCTactgaagacaaaattgaaccaaAATCATGGCACCAGTACGCAGTTGAAAGTGTGTGACTCACTGGGctaaaaaaaatctgaaatatGATTGACACCAAAATTTCTGCAAAGGAAAGAATTTTTAACtgtgaattttaatatattaataatagaTAACATAATTTTACACTTCCTGTCATACAAAAAGTTCCTCAGCTTATTTCAAGTGATTGTTCtttattctgtttattttggAGTATCTGGAAACAAGCCATGGGTAACATTCTTTCATATTGAAAAACAGTCTGTTAtgttagaaataaaataaactatttTTATCTCCAACATTACAGCGCAAATTATTTGTTGGGGTCTGATCAAAAAACGATTGCAAACAATCAATTATTGATGTGGGAAAATGTAACAATAGAAATTATATAGATTCTTCCTCACAAGTGCAACAGACACAGTCAAATTTAAACACACTGAAAtcaacttaaaatttaaaataaatatgaCTGAGCTGCTCTatgaaatgaacaaaagcTTTGAGTTGTTTCTTCAAATGTCCCCTGTTGAAGAACTAATGTTACCgcatattttgcattttcagtGGAAGCTGTTATTGACAACTGGCAACCTGACATAAACGGTGATATCAAACCATCACTTAAAACTCCCTTTTGCATCTCCATGAcgaagtaataataattatttgtcaaGACCTGTTTTAGGGGCCTTGACTGTCAATCATCATTGTTCAATTAAATAAGGTGACAAAAATATTACATCCATGGGTTACAAATTGCAATTTGTTATACAtgacttaaggacggtgcctactattgttactatTATGTTACTACTGTTACTGttatttcctatcgccagtgcttactaatacagggatatttttgcgcggtttaaaactatccggagaaagaagatcttagtaagtactcttggtacccaaaaagaaaattgggggtaaccatgcatttttgagagataattaagcttcaatttgagaaagaacgccatacattgctttgtattttaaagcttttgacagatattattcatgaattatctttgaaaaatgcgtggttacccccaattttctttttggatttcaataggacttgttaagatctacatttcgtgcataatcacacaccggggaaaaaatatctttaattagtaggcaccgtccttaagactCCTCTGTGTTATCtctttgaaaatgaatttagccaaccaaaacaaacat is a window from the Acropora palmata chromosome 1, jaAcrPala1.3, whole genome shotgun sequence genome containing:
- the LOC141866603 gene encoding mechanosensory protein 2-like, giving the protein MASEGEAPKRGICDFILTGISFLIFLCTLPVSLCFTLKIVQEYERAVIFRLGRLMAGGAKGPGLFFILPCIDSYQKVDLRTVSFDVPPQEILTKDSVTVAVDAVVYYRINDPTMSVTNVEKADQSTRLLAQTTLRNFLGTKNLSEILADREEVSRAMQSSLDEATDPWGVKVERVEVKDVRLPQQLQRAMAAEAEATRDARAKVIAAEGEMNASRALKEAADIISESPSALQLRYLQTLTSISAEKNSTIIFPLPVDFLSRFLPENK